Within the Halichoerus grypus chromosome 2, mHalGry1.hap1.1, whole genome shotgun sequence genome, the region TCGCACCCTGGGCTCCTGGTGTGTCtgctgagcaggggtggggggcgtcAGGGGAGGGCGGGGCCAGCCGTGGCCCAGCCGCCAGGCCAGGTCTCTCTGTGAGCATGGAGAGGCTGGGCCCAAccctgtgcccccgccccccacaggcCCACTCTGCAGCGTGTGCGTGAACCGCTTTGGCTGCCGGCCCGTCATGCTCGCGGGTGGCCTCCTGGCGTCCCTGGGCATGGTGGCTGCGTCCTTCTGCAGAAGCATCATCCAGCTCTACCTCACCACTGGGGTCATTACCGGTGAGTGGGGcccggccgggggcggggcaggcCGTGGCACACTGGCCCCTCCGTGGCCGGGTGCAGTGGCTCAGGTGGCTGGACACTGGGGCACTGTACCCAGAGCAGGGCCTCTCAGGAGCGGGCAGCTGCCCTGGCATCAGTctgtcccctgctccccactgGTCTCTCCTCGCATGTCAGTTGGGGACAGGGGCTTTGGACACACATTGGGTCCCCTCACATGGACACCTGCAGACCCTCACCTAGAACTTCAGGGTGGACAACGGGGGACAGGGACGAGGGGCCGGGCAGGCTGGCATGATGCCTCACCCGCCTGCCCCTCCCGCAGGCTTGGGTTTGGCGCTCAACTTCCAGCCGTCACTCATCATGCTCAACCGCTACTTCAACAAGAGGCGCCCCATGGCCAATGGGCTGGCAGCCGCAGGCAGCCCTGTCTTCCTGTGCGCCCTGTCCCCACTGGGGCAGCTGCTGCAGGACCACTACGGCTGGCGGGGCGGCTTCCTCATCCTGGGGGGCCTCCTGCTCAACTGCTGCGTGTGCGCCGCGCTCATGAGGCCCCTGGAGGCGCCCAGGCTGGGTTCGGGGCCTGCGCCCCAGCGGCCATCCCGGCGGCTGCTGGACCTGAGTGTCTTCAGGGACCGTGGCTTTGTCATCTATGCTGTGGCCGCCTCCATCATGGTGCTGGGGCTCTTTGTGCCCCCCGTGTTTGTGGTGAGCTACGCCAAGGACCTGGGTGTGCCCGACACCCAGGCTGCCTTCCTGCTCACCGTGCTGGGCTTCGTCGACATCTTTGCCCGGCCCACCGCCGGCTTCATCACAGGCCTTAAGAAGGTGCGGCCCTACTCCGTCTACCTCTTCAGCTTCTCCATGTTCTTCAATGGCTTCACTGACCTCACGGGGTCCACGGCCAGCGACTATGGAGGCCTGGTGGTCTTCTGCATCTTCTTCGGCATCTCTTACGGCATGGTGGGGGCCTTGCAGTTCGAGGTGCTCATGGCTATTGTGGGCACCCAGAAGTTCTCCAGTGCCATTGGCCTCGTGCTGCTGCTGGAGGCCATCGCCGTGCTCATTGGGCCCCCATCGGGAGGTGAGTGGTGGGACGCAGCAGGGAGCAAGccttcttgggggtgggggacccaCCGCGGGAGGGCTCTTAGCTGCAGGGACCCCTGCCCAGGTGACCAGCAGGTGTCAGGAGTGAACACCGGCCACACGCACCTCCTGGGCCAAAGGCTGGCATGGGCGTGAATCCTGAGGGCGCTACCATCCCCGCACGTGGGCCAGCTCAGAGCCGCGCTGGGTGTCAGCTTCGGTTATGCTGGGCCTTTGCTCTTCTCTGTGAAGGCTGAGAAAATCCTGGGGTGTGGGCTAGGCGGGCAGCCTGGCCCGGGTCTCTCCAGCTGTCTCTGTAGGCCCCCCCACGGGACCCCGCGAGCGCCTGGGCTGTGCCTTGTGGTCCTGGGGCCCTTCTGGGGCCCAGGCAGTTCCGTGGGGGCCGTGGGTGAAGAGGCCTCCCGTGACAAGCTGTGTGGTCAGGTTACCTCCGGGCGCCTGCCTCCTGCACCTGCTCGGCTCCAACCCTCCTCCAAGCCTCCCGGTCTGTGCTGCCTGGGGGGGCGGGAAGGCTGGGACAGGGTGCCCCCGGGCTGTCCCCAACAGCACAGTGGCGCACAGGCAGCCAGTGACCGTGCGGGAGACCTTCAGCCCGGGCTGACGCTGTAACCCCTTTGCAGGCAAGCTCCTGGATGCGACGCACGTCTACCAGTACGTGTTTGTCCTGGCAGGGGCCGAGGTGCTGGCCTCCTCCCTCGTGCTGGTCCTGGGCAACTTCTTCTGCATTAGGAAGAGGCCCGAGGCGGCCGTGGAGGAAGAGGAGCGCCACAAGCCCCCCGCGGACGTGAGGGTGGACTCTCGGGAGGTGGAGCACTTCCTGAAAGCAGAGCCCGAGAAAAACGGGGAGGTCGTTCACACCCCAGAAACAAGCGTCTGAGCCCAGGAGGCCAGCGGGGGTGATGGAACCGGACAGAGACTTCAACGCTCATGTTTATTTCACAAACAGGACTAGCTTGGCCGTCCGTGTTTCTCCGGGGAGGTGGTGGGCTGGGAACCGTGTCATTCCAAACTGGTGAAGC harbors:
- the SLC16A3 gene encoding monocarboxylate transporter 4, which translates into the protein MGGAVVDEGPTGVKAPDGGWGWAVLFGCFVITGFSYAFPKAVSVFFKELMREFGIGYSDTAWISSILLAMLYGTGPLCSVCVNRFGCRPVMLAGGLLASLGMVAASFCRSIIQLYLTTGVITGLGLALNFQPSLIMLNRYFNKRRPMANGLAAAGSPVFLCALSPLGQLLQDHYGWRGGFLILGGLLLNCCVCAALMRPLEAPRLGSGPAPQRPSRRLLDLSVFRDRGFVIYAVAASIMVLGLFVPPVFVVSYAKDLGVPDTQAAFLLTVLGFVDIFARPTAGFITGLKKVRPYSVYLFSFSMFFNGFTDLTGSTASDYGGLVVFCIFFGISYGMVGALQFEVLMAIVGTQKFSSAIGLVLLLEAIAVLIGPPSGGKLLDATHVYQYVFVLAGAEVLASSLVLVLGNFFCIRKRPEAAVEEEERHKPPADVRVDSREVEHFLKAEPEKNGEVVHTPETSV